TAATTTGGGTGGCTCTGTCAAAGACCGACTGGGCGTCAATATTTTAGAACAGGCATTACATCGCGGCGATATTCAAAACGGTACAGTCGTTGAAGCTACAGCTGGAAATACAGGTATCGGCCTCGCGCTCATCTGTCAACAGCATGGATTAAAACTACGCGTCTATGTACCTGAGAAATTCAGCATCGAAAAACAAAGCATCATGCGTGCATTAGGTGCTGAAATCGTAAACACACCTACAGAAAAAGGAATGCTCTTTGCACGAGAAGAAGCGCTCAAGTTCGCTCAAGAAACCGGCGCATTCTATACGAATCAATTTGAGTCAGAAGATAATCCTTCAAGTTACGATAAACTTGCAGACGAAATAAAAAGAGACGCTGGGAAGGTCGATGCAATCGTTGCCGGTGCAGGCAGCGGCGGCACATTTACAGGTCTTGCAAAGCACTTTAAAGAAAGTTATCGTGTTATCGTAGAGCCTGAAGGTTCAATATTAAATGGCGGAGAATCTGGAAGTCACCGTACAGAAGGTATCGGCGTTGAGAAATGGCCCGTGTTCTTACATAAAGAGTTAATCGATGCCGTTGAAACAATTTCTGATATCGATGCATTTACACGTGTCTCAGAACTTGCTCAAAAAGAAGGACTCCTTGTTGGTTCTTCAAGCGGAGCTGCTCTACATGCTGCACTTAAAATACAAGAAAATATGACTAACAGTAATATCGTCGTAATTTTTCCTGATGCAGCCGAACGTTACTTGTCACAACAAATATTCAATATTAAAGGAGAATAAATTATGCAAAAGAAAACAATGATGATTCATGGTGGAAACACTATAGATGAATATACTGGAGCGGTAAATCCTCCTATTTATCAAACAAGCACATACAAACAAGATGGTATCGGGAATATGCGTCAAGGCTACGAATACTCTCGTTCAGCAAATCCAACACGTACAGCATTAGAATCATTAATCAGAGACTTGGAATCTGGGGATGCTGGTTTTGCATTCGGATCAGGTATGGCTGCAGTATCTTCTGTAATCATGTTACTGAACGCTGGTGATCATATCGTTGTTGGTAGCGATGTCTATGGCGGCACTTATCGTGTGTTCACAAAAGTCTTCGAACGCATCGGTATCAAATCAACATTCGTAGATACAACGGATATTGAAGCGGTTGAAGCGGCTATCACTGAGAATACTAAGATGCTTTATATCGAAACACCTACAAACCCATTACTTAATGTAACAGATATTCGTAAGATGGTTGAAATCTCTAAAGCTCATAATTTAATTTCTGTTGTAGACAATACATTTATGACACCTTATTTCCAGAATCCACTTGAACTTGGTGCAGACATCGTGCTCCATTCAGCAACGAAATACATCGGCGGTCACAGTGATGTTGTAGCAGGTCTTGTAGTCACACGTACACCTGAGCTTTCTGAAGCAGTTGGTTTTATCCAGAACTCAGTAGGTGGTGTCCTTGGACCACAAGATAGCTTCTTACTTGTACGCGGTATCAAAACACTAGCCATCCGTATGGAACAAACAGAGCAGTCAACTTTAAAAATTATCGACTTCCTTCAAAAACAAAGTGTTGTAACAAACATCTTCCACCCTGCACTACTCGGTGAAGCAGATAAGAAAATACACGAATCACAAAGTACAGGTTATGGCGGAATGATATCATTTGATGTCGGATCTAAAGAAAATGCTGAAAACTTAGTGAAAGCAACAAAATATTTCACTCTAGCAGAATCATTAGGCGCAGTAGAAAGTTTAATTTCTGTACCTAGCCAGATGACTCACGCATCAATCCCTAGAGAACGCCGTCTAGAACTTGGAATTACTGACGGTTTAGTTAGAATCTCTGTGGGTATTGAAGATAGTGAAGACTTAATCGCAGACTTAGAACAAGCATTTAAACAATTAAACTAGGAGTGACTTTTATGACTAAAAAAATGAACGTCGAAAGCTTTAACTTAGACCACACAATCGTCGATGCACCATTCGTGCGATTAGCTGGTATCAAAGAAGGCATCAAAGGTGATGTAATCCATAAATATGATATTCGCTTCAAACAACCGAATAAAGAACATATGGAGATGCCTGCACTACATTCATTAGAACATTTAATGGCTGAAAACATCCGTAATCATACAGATAAAGTCGTAGATATTTCACCGATGGGCTGTCAGACTGGTTTCTATGTTTCACTTATCAATCATGACGACTACGAAGACGTGTTATCAATTTTAGAAAAAACTTTAAATGATGTATTAGCGGCTGAGGAAGTCCCTGCTTGTAACGAAGTACAATGCGGATGGGCAGCAAGTCATTCATTAGAAGGCGCAAAAGAAATTGCCCAGGAAATGCTTTCGAAAAAAGATAGCTGGAATGTTATTTACCAACCTGGAAAAGAACCACAAGCTTAATTCGTAAATAGTATTGAATAATGACTCACACGAACAAGCGTGTAGGCATTTCTATAAATCAAAGAAGCGCCGAATTCAAAATTCGACGCTTCTTTTTAAAATCTTATTAAATGTGTAGCTGCATATACATCATCATATTCATTCAATACTTTTAGCTGCTCATCTACAATATCCAAATGATATGGACCTGTCGATTCATTAATCTTTTCTATCTTATCAAGCGAAACATCATCGTGTTTCTTAAAATTAAATGTTACACTATAGTCTGCTTTTTCTCCTGTTCCATAAACAAGTTCGCCTAAAACTTTCTCAGTTCCATTACCTTCGAATAAAGGCTTCAGCTCATTCGGTAGTGTAAATCTAAAACGATAATGCGGAGTATTATGCATCAAATAATTATATAATATTCGATCAATTTTATAATCTAATCTAAATGAAATACCATGCTCATTATGCGTAGCTACTAAGTTCTTGATCATAAAATGAGGCATCATAAACTCTTTACCAACGACATCTGCTGGTACTGGTTCAGGTTTTACCAACTCAACATTCTTACTTTTTTTCTTTTCCATAGCATCACCTTGATTCTTAGTTAAAAAATAATAGAGCGCACCGCTTGCTGCAACAAAGATGACAGCACCAATTGTTTGTTTACATTTCATATG
Above is a window of Macrococcoides canis DNA encoding:
- a CDS encoding bifunctional cystathionine gamma-lyase/homocysteine desulfhydrase translates to MQKKTMMIHGGNTIDEYTGAVNPPIYQTSTYKQDGIGNMRQGYEYSRSANPTRTALESLIRDLESGDAGFAFGSGMAAVSSVIMLLNAGDHIVVGSDVYGGTYRVFTKVFERIGIKSTFVDTTDIEAVEAAITENTKMLYIETPTNPLLNVTDIRKMVEISKAHNLISVVDNTFMTPYFQNPLELGADIVLHSATKYIGGHSDVVAGLVVTRTPELSEAVGFIQNSVGGVLGPQDSFLLVRGIKTLAIRMEQTEQSTLKIIDFLQKQSVVTNIFHPALLGEADKKIHESQSTGYGGMISFDVGSKENAENLVKATKYFTLAESLGAVESLISVPSQMTHASIPRERRLELGITDGLVRISVGIEDSEDLIADLEQAFKQLN
- a CDS encoding pyridoxal-phosphate dependent enzyme, which codes for MSLPFMDIFKEWASEYDDAVTGQNPEYKDVFSNYDFMIEEATKHAGKRVTEFGPGTGNLTNMLLKRGLDVQAVEPSVDMAKLGEAKTGITFERGDFLNFNARETDTFISSFAFHHLTDKEKRDAIAQYKPLLSEDGNIIILDTMFNSLDEKEQIKSHYNALGYHNLVEDLDREYYPLKETMEGIANDLGFDYHSTQLNRFAHLQILTKKKVKTPADLIGNTPLVELKHFPLNKGNRLFAKLEFYNLGGSVKDRLGVNILEQALHRGDIQNGTVVEATAGNTGIGLALICQQHGLKLRVYVPEKFSIEKQSIMRALGAEIVNTPTEKGMLFAREEALKFAQETGAFYTNQFESEDNPSSYDKLADEIKRDAGKVDAIVAGAGSGGTFTGLAKHFKESYRVIVEPEGSILNGGESGSHRTEGIGVEKWPVFLHKELIDAVETISDIDAFTRVSELAQKEGLLVGSSSGAALHAALKIQENMTNSNIVVIFPDAAERYLSQQIFNIKGE
- a CDS encoding S-ribosylhomocysteine lyase codes for the protein MTKKMNVESFNLDHTIVDAPFVRLAGIKEGIKGDVIHKYDIRFKQPNKEHMEMPALHSLEHLMAENIRNHTDKVVDISPMGCQTGFYVSLINHDDYEDVLSILEKTLNDVLAAEEVPACNEVQCGWAASHSLEGAKEIAQEMLSKKDSWNVIYQPGKEPQA